The genomic interval ATGCTCCGGTCTGGATTCTGGATCTTTATGAACCGGCGGTGGTTGAGCTGGAAGAGAAAGAAGGCGGCAACGAATGGATGGTACCGGATGGAAACCGGGTACGCTGGGAATTTAAACAACGCGGGAACAAAGCCCCTTGTACTTTTTACTGGCATAATGGCCAGGGCGAGGTGGGTCCGGAATATTTTGATGACTGGACCTGGAGCAAAAAGCTGCCTTGGAGCGGAACCATCTATCGCGGGGAAAAACAGAACGGATTTACGGATCACCGTTCAAACCATCCGCGGCTGGCCAATAAAGAGGCGGCTAAAGCTTTTAAGGAATCGGGATATCCGGCAGAAAAATATCCTCGTATTGAGGGCGGGCCGTTTCAGGAATGGATTCGTGCAATCAAGGGCGATGGACCGGAACCGGGAGCTAATTTTGATTATGCTTCGGCGTTTACCGAAATGATGCTGATCGGTGTGCTGGCGGCACGCTTCGGAGGCCGGATTGAGTGGGATTCGAAGAATATGAGAGCCACCAACCGTCCGGAACTGGATGCGTTTATTCGGGAACCCGTCCGTAAGGGCTGGGATTATTCTGAATATCTTTAGTAACCAGCGCGGGAAGACACAGCGGGTCGGAGTGTTCCGACTCGCTGCAATGAAGGATGGAGACAGAATTATGAAAAAACTTTTAATCCTGGCCGGTCTTGTTGCGGTTTCTGCGTTTGCCGAAGAGGGGTTTAAGCCGATCTTCGATGGAAAGACATTGAGCGGATGGCACATTATGCAGAAACCGGCGGGCGATAAATATTATGCTACCGATGAGAACTTTTATGCGAAAGACGGCGCGATTCATTGTTTCCAGACGCCGGAAAAAAAAGGCGGCCTTCTGCTTAGTGACGAAAAGTACGGAGATTTTATTCTGGAAATGGAGATTAAAAGCGACTGGGGGTGTGATTCCGGCATTTTCCTTCGCTGTACGGAAGACGGCCGGGGTATTCAGGTGCTGAATGATTATCTGAAGGAAGGGAATGTCGGGTTCCTTTTCGGACAGGGTACGGGGGGATATATTTCCCGACCAATCCGGTTCTCGGAGGCGGGTGACAATGGCACAGCTTATGATGTCTACGATGGCGTTGAAATCGACGGTCTGAAATACGGTATTGATGCCGAAGGCTGGAATGCGATCTGGAGGCATGGTGAATGGAATACGGTCCGGATTAAATGTGTTGGTTCGGAACCGATCATTACGACGTGGGTTAACGGAGTGAAAATCATGGAAATGGATGGTACCGTGTATAAAGCCCGTATGCTGAGAGATGAAAATAAAAAGAATTGGTCCGCTCGGTCGGCGTGGGATCGTGAAAAGGTGCAGGATATTACCGGAGGGAAGGGTTCGATTGCATTTCAGATTCATCCGGGCGGCCGCTGGAAACCGGGAGGCGCGGCCATGTATCGTAATATCCGGATTAAAGCGCTTTAATTCTCCCGTCTGCGGTCATAGGTGCGGGCTGGCGTAAAAGTGCATGAATAAGCCGTTGCTGTCGGTATGAACCGGTTGCGCGGCTTTTTATCTTCCGGAAATGAAACTTCAATTGCTGCCCGTGCCTGATGAATCGGTATTTTCCGATCCGGATTATTTTATCTGGGGGGCATCGATGGTTCGGGAATCGAATGGTTTGTGTCATTTATTCTATTCCCGGTGGAAAAAAGAGTATGGCTTCAATGCCTGGGTCAGCCATTCGGAGGTGGCGCATGCCGTTTCTGAAAATCCGTCAGGACCGTACCGGCATCTTGATGTGGCGCTTCCGGCGCGAGGGGCGACGTACTGGGATGGATGTTGCACCCATAATCCGACGGTTCGGGAGGTGGAGGGCAGGTTTTATCTGTTCTATATGGGGAATACCGGTGACGGTAAAACGGAGCCGGATTCCGAGGTATGGAATTGGACGCACCGGAATAGCCAGCAGATCGGAGTGGCCGTTGCTGAACATCCTTCCGGCCCCTGGAAACGGACGGATCAGCCGCTGATTGCTCCGGATGAAACAGAATTGATGGTTTCCAATCCGGCGGTGACGCAAAGGCCGGATGGCGGTTTTGTCATGATTTATAAAGCGGTAAAAAAAGAGCGGCCGCTGCCGTTCGGCGGGCCGGTGGTGCATCGGGTGGCCTTTGCTGAAAAACCGACGGGACCGTTTGTGAGTGAGCCGTTTCCTATTTTTGGAAAAACAGGAGATGATTTTCCGGCAGAAGATCCTTTCCTCTGGTTTCAGGAAGATGAATTCCGGATCATCCTGAAGGATATGAACGGATCATTTTCAGGGGTGGGGCGCTCTTTGGTCATGTTTCATTCCAAGGATGGTAAAAACTGGAATCTATCAGATCCGCAACAGGTTTCCGGTTGTGATGTCCGGTTTTCAAACGGAGTATTGCGTACGTTTGATTTTCTGGAACGGGCTCAGTTGTTTATTGAAAGCGGCAAGCCATCCATCCTATTCTGCGCGGCGAGATCGGGGAATGATACGGTTAATATACATATCCCTGTCCGTACGGGATGAAGATGAAACGGGTCAGAGAAATTAAACGTGTGGCGATTCTTGTGGATTCCTCCACTTCGTGGTCGCGGTTGCTTATTGAAGGTATTCTTGAATATTCCAAGATTCATGGCCCCTGGCATATTCATCTGGAGCCGCAGCCGCGGGATCAATTGCTGCATCTGCCGGAGGGCTGGGAGGGCGATGGGATTATCTGTCGGGTTGCTTCCAAGGAAATTGCCGATCGTCTCCATACACTGAATCTTCCGGTGGTGAATATTTCGGCCATGCAGATTGAGGGCGCGGATTTTCCGCGGGTGATTACCTCGCCTGAATCGGAAGCCCGGCTGATTCTGGAAACGTTTAAATCGCGCGGTTTTCGAAATCTGGCCTATTTGGGTGATCTTTCACAGGCCTATGTAATCCGGCACTGTTCGATTGTGGAGTCGGAAATAAAAAAAGCCGGAATCCGTATGGACCGCTTTTCCACTGCCGAAGGTCGGGATATGACGGAGTGGCTGAAAAATCTTCCAAAACCGGTGGGGCTGATCTGCTGGGGACCGAGTCTGGGACATCAGGTGATCGATGCCTGCCAGCTGGCCGGTATTATTGTACCGCACGATGTTGCTGTGCTGGGGACGGACTATGATGAACTGCTGAGCGAAGCGTCATATCCTCCGCAGGCCGGTGTTCGTTTTAATGTGGAGCAGATCGGTATGACCGCCGCTTCGGTGCTCGATTGCCTGATGCAGGGAGAGGTGCCGAAGCAGAAAGAGTGGTTGCTGGAGCCAAAGGGCATTGTTGAGAAACTATCGATCGATACCGTCGCTGTGGAAGACCGGCGTATGGCATCGGTGATGCGTTATCTCAAGGAGCATGCACTGGAGCCGATTTCCGTTAATGATATTCTGAAGGCCAATCCGATGGCCCGACGCTCGATGGAGCGGAAGTTCCGCCAGCTCTATGGCTGCTCCATTGTGGATCAGATCCGCCAGCTGCGGATCAACCATGCCCGGAAGCTGCTGGCAGAAACGGATGAACCGGTTACGGTGATTGCCGAGGAGTGCGGTTTTTCCTCGTATAATTATCTGAACCGGGTTTTCAAGCAGGCCACCGGTCTGACACCCAGTCAATACCGTGCCGAGCAACATGCCGGTCCGGTGAAATAAGCGCTGTTGAAATCGGTTATTTTACAGAGTGGCGCTCCATCAGCTCCGGCGGCAGCAGTTTTTCCTTCGGTTTCGAAGTGCCGTTCTGAATTTGATGCAGCAACCGCTTTACGGCGGTTTGACCGATCCGATTTCCGTTCTGACGAAGTGTGGTCAGCGATGGAGAGAGGTAGGGGGCGAAATCAAGGTCGGCATAGCCGACGACGGCAAGATCTTCCGGTATGCGGAGACCGAGCTGCTCGGCGGCTTTATAAATCTGAGCGGCATAGATGTCGGTAATGCAGAAGACCGCATTGGGGGCGTTGCTTTTCCCGAGAAACTGAATCATTGGCTGAAGATTTTCCTCCAGGGTCCAGGTGCTGAGCGTCAGTTCGCGGATTTTTTTTCCGGCGGTTTCCAGCGTCCGGATAAAACCGGCGGCGCGCTGGCTGAGATTTTCAGAGGGACCGGAACTCTGGACAATACCGAACTTCCATCGTTTGGAAATAGAGAGTAAATGTTCGGCGGCGCACGTTCCGCCTTTGAATTCATCGGTGCCCACAAAATCAACCGGTTCGATATTTCTGAGCCGTGCATTTATGGTAACAACCGGAATACGGCGTTCGATGATTTCGGAAAAATGATTGGAATCGACCTGGTTTTCATGCGGGATCAGTAGGATACCGTCGACCCGGCGTTCGACCAGCTGGCGGATGCAGCTGCGCTCATCGGCATTTTCCGAGGTCTGCAGAACAATGGGGGCCCAGTCGGTATTGATGAGGGCATCCTGAATTCCGGTCTGTATATCTGCGAAAAAGGAGTCGCAGTTGGCGCGGGGAACGAGCACGCCGATACTGTAGGTTTTTCCGGCCACCACACTTTTGGCCAGCAGATTGGGGCGGTAGCCCAGCTGATCGGCGATCTGTTTGACACGATCCACCGTATCCGGTTTGTGTTTATGTTCTTTGCCGCCGAGGATACGCCCCGCCGTCTGGCGCGAAACGCCGGCCGATTCGGCAACCTGAGCCAGTGTTGCTGTCGATGTTTTATAGGTTACATTTTTCATACTGCTTCATTCCAGTTGATCGAAGAATACGAAAAGCGGGGAAAAAATCAAATAAAATGAGCACGAGAACATTTGTAGGTTGATTTTGTCCATTTCCAGAGTGTATATCCGTTCTGTTTAAAAATGAGCACGAGAACATTTGAGAAATGGATGAAGTGGAATGTATGTAGTTTAATGCTGTTTTTGGCGGTTGGTGTTCAGGCTCAGCATATGCCGGGGCAGTTTGAGGATGGCAGTGCGGAAGCCTATGTGGATTCCACAAATGGAAAACCGATTGTGCCGCGAATCGAAGAAAAGGATGGCAAGCGGTATTATTACTGGCCTAATTTTCATCAGTGGCAGAATGGTAAAATGCAGCTGCATAATGAACGGACGGATCATCCGGATGCGCAGTGGTGGCCGGAAGCCGGTTTAGGGCTGTTTATCTGCTGGGGTATGCCATCCGTGTTTGAACCCAACGGGGAAGGGTGGAGTGGCCGATGGACGCAGGATAAGGAGGAACGCGGGGTGTATTATCCGCAGACTGAACTGTGGAAATCCGTTGAGCACTGGAATCCGGAGCTCTATGACCCTGAAAAGTGGATGTCGGCGGCGGCAAAGGCCGGGTTTAAATATTCGGTGCTGACACTTAAACATCATGGCGGTTTCGCGATCTGGGATTCTGACTATGCGCTGATCGGTGTGCGGCAGTCGGCGAACGGACGCTGTCTGGTTGATCCGTGGGTGAAAGCCTGCCGCGACAACAATATTAAGGTCGGTTTCTACTATTCCGGTATGGATTGGTATTTTGAACGCGACTACATGAATTTCAGTATGCAGCCTGGTGACATTGTAAACTATAAAGGAGAGCATGTAAAAAGTCTGCCGAAGCGTCCGCCCGGTTTTTCGAAAGCTTATGAGGAATTCAACAATAACCAGGTTAAAGAAGTCATTGAAAAATTTGATCCGGACATCTGGTGGGGTGATGGTGGCCACGGGGCAACGCTGGAGCAGATTCGGAAATGGCGTCCCGGCATTGTCGTCAACAACCGGGGAATAGGCGGAGGAGACCATTGTACGCCGGAAGGGTTTCACATGGCCGAACCGCAGTATATTCGGAAGCCGATTGTTGAAAACGGCTGGTGGTGGGAAGTCAATGCCATTATTCAGGGAGGTTCCTGGCATTATGACCAGCATTTCGGTGAAAAGGTTTTCAGTACGGATAAGGTGCTGATGCAACTGGCTCAGGCACGTTGCATGGGCGGTAATCTATTGGCCTGCATCGGGCCCCGGCCAGACGGGAGAATGCAGGGGGATGCCTACCGTCTTTTTGATGAAATGGCGGAATGGATGGAAACAAATTCCAATTCGGTGTTCGGCATCAACGGCGGCGGTCCGTGGCCGGAGCTGGCCAGTGTTCCGGTAACCTGTCGTGACAATATCTGGTTTTTCCATGCCAGCAAAAATCAGCAAATTGAATTGAAGAAAATTGCGAAAAAGCCAAGGGCGGTCACGCTGATGGCAACGGGAGATCAACTGGATTATGTATTCAGGGACGGTAATCTGAAGGTGACCATTCCGGAGGAAAAGAAATCCAAAGTGGCAACAGATGTGGTGATTGTGGAGTTCGGTGATGATTTTGATTATAAGCCGTATCTGTTTAGGCATTGGTAGCAGTCGGTTATCTGAAACCGATGATTGGGGTTCTGTTAAAAAAACTATGAAAGGAATGAATGAGATCTGAGCAGGGGAGAAGAAGGTAGTTCCGATCTGAGTGATTGACTTTTTATTGGCTCAGATTAGTTGTCGAATGCAGCTTCGTTCGTCGGCTTTTTCTGATGTTTGAAGAATTATCGGGGCCCATTCGGTATCGGTCAGAGCATCCTGAATGCCGGTAAGAATGTCGGCAAAAAAGGAATCGCGATTTGCACGGGGAACAAGAACACCTATGCTGTAGGTTTTTCCTGAAACCACGCTCTTGACCAATAGGTTGGTGCGGTATCCGAGGTCGTCGGCAATCTGTTTTACACGTTCAACGGTATCGGGTTTATGCTTATGCTTTTTACCGCCGAGAATACGCCCGGCCGTCTGGCGGGATACGCCGGCGGCCTCGGCCACCCGGGCCAGCGTGGCGGTGTTTTTTTGTAGGTCTGATTGTTCATGTTTATATTTCCTGTTGTCTGGAAAGATACATGAACAGGTGGTTTTTTTAATCCCGATGAGCACGAGATCATTTTTTATATTGTGCTGTCCATATATGGCTTGTATATCCGTTTTATGTTAAAAGTGAGCACGGGAACATTTTAAAGGAGACGATGGATGAATATAAAGGGGATAGGATGGATTCTGATCTTGGTGGTTGGGGTAAATGCGCAGCATGTTCCTGGTCAGTTTGAAGATGGAAGTGTTGATACGTATACGGATTATGATGGAAATCCTGTAGTTCCTCGTATTGAGGAGCGCGACGGTAAACGGTTTTATTACTGGCCTCATTGGAATGAGTGGAAAAACAGTAAGATGCAGCTGCAGGGTGAACGGACTCAGCATCCCGATGCGCAGTGGTGGCCGCATGCGGGGTTGGGTCTGTTTATCTGCTGGGGAATGCCCAGCGTTTTTGAGCCGAATGGTGAAGGCTGGGCCGGGCGCTGGACACAGGCCAAAGAGGATGCCGGTATGTTTTATCCGCAGGCAGAGTTATGGGCTTCAACCAAAGGGTGGAACCCGGAGCACTACGATCCGGAAAAATGGATGTCGGCGGCCAAACGAGCCGGTTTTAAATATTCGGTACTGACGTTGAAGCATCATGGCGGATATGCCATGTGGGATTCTGATTATTCGGTTTATGGTGTGCGTCAGGAAATGGGCGGTCGCGATCTGGTGGCTCCGTGGGTGAAGGCCTGTCGGAACAACGGGATCAAAGTCGGGTTCTATTATTCCGGTATGGATTGGTATTTTGAACGCGACTATATGGATTTCAGTATGCAGGCCGGAACGCATGTAAACTGGAAGGGCGAAAAGGTGAAGAGTCTGCCGAAGCGCCCGCCGAGTTTTAAGCTGGCATATGATGAGTTTAATCAAAATTCAGTCAGAGAAGTGATTGAAAAGTTCGATCCTGATCTCTGGTGGGGTGATGGAGGACACGGTGCTACTGCTGATCAGATTCGTAAATGGCGTCCTGGGATTGTCTGCAATAACCGTGGAGTCGGCGGCGATTATGTAACCGCTGAAATGTTCGAAATGGCACAGCCGCAATATGTGAAAAAACCGGTCGTTGGCAATGGCTGGTGGTGGGAGGAAAATTCCATTATCCAGAAAGGGTCCTGGCATTACGATAAACATCTGGGCGAAGAGGTTTATCCGGCTGACCGGGTTCTGATCGAGCTGGCCCGTGTGCGTTGCATGGGCGGAAATTTTCTGGCGAATCTCGGGCCGCGTCCCGACGGCCGAATGCAGGACGATGCTTATCGTCTGTTTGATGAAATGGCGGAGTGGATGGAGACGAATTCCAATTCGGTATTCGGAATCAACGGGGGAGGGCCTTGGCCGGAAAAGTGCAACGTTCCGATTACCTGCCGCGACAACATCTGGTTTTTCCATGCTTTGAAAAATGAAGCAACCGCGAAGAATCCAATTATTCTGACCGATTCCGCCAAGCCGGTTTCCGTGACGCTGATGCGTACTGGTGACAGGCTTCCGTACGAATACAACGATGAAACGCTGGTAATGAGCGTCCCCGAAAAACTCAAAGCCGGCAATGTAACGGATGTCATTCTGGTTGAATTCGACAGGAAATTTGACCCCGGTCCCTATTGTTTTACGCATTGGAAATCGGATGGCAATATCCATGATAACGATGACTGGGGGGACAATGGCTGCAAAGAGGAGGGATAGCCGTTAGTTAAGCACACGATTGTTGAAGGGGAACGGCACTGGCTGCGGATTCAGGACAGATGAATGTTCGGGAAACCGGAAGTGTATGGTCTGGTTTATAAAAAGGTTTTAGCTGCGCGAAAGCCAGGTGGAAACAGTAGAGGTAAACGAGTGGAGAGAGCAGAATGACAAAGAAAAAAAACGGAGTGTTCGCGTTAATGCTGGTGGGTGCGCTGATATCGGCAGAGTCGAAAGAGGGGGCTGGTTCAATGACGGAAAAATATACTCCCGATTGGTCATTCTTGAAAAAGCACAAGGCGGCACCGGAATGGTTTCAGGACGCCAAGCTGGGGGTCTATTTTCATTGGGGTCTTTATTCCATTCCGGCCAGCGGTGGCGAGTGGTACCCGCGCTGGATGTATACGCCGGGAATCAATGACCGCGGCCAGTGGGTGTATGATTACCATCAGAAAAACTACGGC from Verrucomicrobia bacterium S94 carries:
- a CDS encoding DUF1080 domain-containing protein, whose product is MRLFGNPSVRAGIILNIFSNQRGKTQRVGVFRLAAMKDGDRIMKKLLILAGLVAVSAFAEEGFKPIFDGKTLSGWHIMQKPAGDKYYATDENFYAKDGAIHCFQTPEKKGGLLLSDEKYGDFILEMEIKSDWGCDSGIFLRCTEDGRGIQVLNDYLKEGNVGFLFGQGTGGYISRPIRFSEAGDNGTAYDVYDGVEIDGLKYGIDAEGWNAIWRHGEWNTVRIKCVGSEPIITTWVNGVKIMEMDGTVYKARMLRDENKKNWSARSAWDREKVQDITGGKGSIAFQIHPGGRWKPGGAAMYRNIRIKAL
- a CDS encoding sucrase, producing MKLQLLPVPDESVFSDPDYFIWGASMVRESNGLCHLFYSRWKKEYGFNAWVSHSEVAHAVSENPSGPYRHLDVALPARGATYWDGCCTHNPTVREVEGRFYLFYMGNTGDGKTEPDSEVWNWTHRNSQQIGVAVAEHPSGPWKRTDQPLIAPDETELMVSNPAVTQRPDGGFVMIYKAVKKERPLPFGGPVVHRVAFAEKPTGPFVSEPFPIFGKTGDDFPAEDPFLWFQEDEFRIILKDMNGSFSGVGRSLVMFHSKDGKNWNLSDPQQVSGCDVRFSNGVLRTFDFLERAQLFIESGKPSILFCAARSGNDTVNIHIPVRTG
- a CDS encoding helix-turn-helix domain-containing protein → MKMKRVREIKRVAILVDSSTSWSRLLIEGILEYSKIHGPWHIHLEPQPRDQLLHLPEGWEGDGIICRVASKEIADRLHTLNLPVVNISAMQIEGADFPRVITSPESEARLILETFKSRGFRNLAYLGDLSQAYVIRHCSIVESEIKKAGIRMDRFSTAEGRDMTEWLKNLPKPVGLICWGPSLGHQVIDACQLAGIIVPHDVAVLGTDYDELLSEASYPPQAGVRFNVEQIGMTAASVLDCLMQGEVPKQKEWLLEPKGIVEKLSIDTVAVEDRRMASVMRYLKEHALEPISVNDILKANPMARRSMERKFRQLYGCSIVDQIRQLRINHARKLLAETDEPVTVIAEECGFSSYNYLNRVFKQATGLTPSQYRAEQHAGPVK
- a CDS encoding LacI family transcriptional regulator, which gives rise to MKNVTYKTSTATLAQVAESAGVSRQTAGRILGGKEHKHKPDTVDRVKQIADQLGYRPNLLAKSVVAGKTYSIGVLVPRANCDSFFADIQTGIQDALINTDWAPIVLQTSENADERSCIRQLVERRVDGILLIPHENQVDSNHFSEIIERRIPVVTINARLRNIEPVDFVGTDEFKGGTCAAEHLLSISKRWKFGIVQSSGPSENLSQRAAGFIRTLETAGKKIRELTLSTWTLEENLQPMIQFLGKSNAPNAVFCITDIYAAQIYKAAEQLGLRIPEDLAVVGYADLDFAPYLSPSLTTLRQNGNRIGQTAVKRLLHQIQNGTSKPKEKLLPPELMERHSVK
- a CDS encoding glycoside hydrolase — its product is MLFLAVGVQAQHMPGQFEDGSAEAYVDSTNGKPIVPRIEEKDGKRYYYWPNFHQWQNGKMQLHNERTDHPDAQWWPEAGLGLFICWGMPSVFEPNGEGWSGRWTQDKEERGVYYPQTELWKSVEHWNPELYDPEKWMSAAAKAGFKYSVLTLKHHGGFAIWDSDYALIGVRQSANGRCLVDPWVKACRDNNIKVGFYYSGMDWYFERDYMNFSMQPGDIVNYKGEHVKSLPKRPPGFSKAYEEFNNNQVKEVIEKFDPDIWWGDGGHGATLEQIRKWRPGIVVNNRGIGGGDHCTPEGFHMAEPQYIRKPIVENGWWWEVNAIIQGGSWHYDQHFGEKVFSTDKVLMQLAQARCMGGNLLACIGPRPDGRMQGDAYRLFDEMAEWMETNSNSVFGINGGGPWPELASVPVTCRDNIWFFHASKNQQIELKKIAKKPRAVTLMATGDQLDYVFRDGNLKVTIPEEKKSKVATDVVIVEFGDDFDYKPYLFRHW
- a CDS encoding LacI family transcriptional regulator, which gives rise to MAEAAGVSRQTAGRILGGKKHKHKPDTVERVKQIADDLGYRTNLLVKSVVSGKTYSIGVLVPRANRDSFFADILTGIQDALTDTEWAPIILQTSEKADERSCIRQLI
- a CDS encoding glycoside hydrolase, producing the protein MNIKGIGWILILVVGVNAQHVPGQFEDGSVDTYTDYDGNPVVPRIEERDGKRFYYWPHWNEWKNSKMQLQGERTQHPDAQWWPHAGLGLFICWGMPSVFEPNGEGWAGRWTQAKEDAGMFYPQAELWASTKGWNPEHYDPEKWMSAAKRAGFKYSVLTLKHHGGYAMWDSDYSVYGVRQEMGGRDLVAPWVKACRNNGIKVGFYYSGMDWYFERDYMDFSMQAGTHVNWKGEKVKSLPKRPPSFKLAYDEFNQNSVREVIEKFDPDLWWGDGGHGATADQIRKWRPGIVCNNRGVGGDYVTAEMFEMAQPQYVKKPVVGNGWWWEENSIIQKGSWHYDKHLGEEVYPADRVLIELARVRCMGGNFLANLGPRPDGRMQDDAYRLFDEMAEWMETNSNSVFGINGGGPWPEKCNVPITCRDNIWFFHALKNEATAKNPIILTDSAKPVSVTLMRTGDRLPYEYNDETLVMSVPEKLKAGNVTDVILVEFDRKFDPGPYCFTHWKSDGNIHDNDDWGDNGCKEEG